Proteins encoded together in one Pantoea sp. CCBC3-3-1 window:
- a CDS encoding formate/nitrite transporter family protein gives MKNKNEDEVEVESDESETGQEIEVDEEALPSRAAAIHEHIRQDGEKELERDSMALLFSAIAAGLSMGASLMAKGIFQTHLEGVPGAFLLENLGYTFGFIIVIMARQQLFTENTVTAVLPIMHKPTGSNMLLLLRLWGIVLAGNLVGTAMASLAFTHMPIFDDATREAFVAISQKVMVNTPAEMFANAVVSGWIIATMVWMFPSAGAAKIWVIVLMTWLVALGDLAHIVVGSVEVLYLVFNGVVSWQEFIWPFALPTLAGNIIGGTFIFALISHAQIRNDMSNKAKAEAAKKQQKKRRQGEKDSSES, from the coding sequence ATGAAAAACAAAAATGAAGATGAAGTAGAAGTCGAAAGTGATGAAAGTGAAACAGGACAAGAGATTGAAGTCGATGAGGAGGCTTTGCCTTCACGCGCAGCGGCGATTCATGAGCATATTCGTCAGGATGGCGAAAAAGAGCTTGAACGTGACAGCATGGCGCTGCTGTTTTCCGCCATCGCTGCCGGACTGTCAATGGGTGCATCATTGATGGCGAAAGGTATCTTTCAAACCCATCTGGAGGGAGTCCCGGGCGCTTTTTTGCTGGAAAATCTGGGATATACCTTCGGTTTTATTATTGTGATTATGGCCCGACAGCAGTTATTCACAGAAAACACCGTTACGGCCGTGTTGCCCATCATGCATAAACCGACCGGGAGCAATATGCTGCTGTTGCTGCGTTTATGGGGCATTGTGCTGGCGGGCAATCTGGTTGGCACAGCAATGGCTTCGCTGGCCTTTACGCATATGCCCATTTTTGATGACGCCACGCGGGAAGCCTTCGTCGCTATCAGCCAAAAAGTGATGGTCAATACGCCCGCAGAGATGTTCGCTAACGCTGTCGTTTCGGGTTGGATTATTGCCACTATGGTTTGGATGTTCCCTTCTGCCGGTGCGGCAAAAATCTGGGTGATTGTTTTAATGACCTGGCTGGTGGCGCTGGGCGATCTGGCCCATATCGTGGTGGGCTCGGTTGAAGTGCTTTATCTGGTGTTTAACGGTGTGGTTAGCTGGCAGGAATTTATCTGGCCGTTTGCACTGCCAACGCTGGCGGGCAATATCATCGGCGGAACCTTTATTTTTGCCTTAATCAGCCACGCGCAGATTCGTAACGATATGAGTAACAAGGCGAAGGCTGAAGCGGCTAAAAAACAGCAGAAAAAGCGCCGACAGGGCGAAAAAGACTCTTCAGAAAGCTAA
- the ccmB gene encoding heme exporter protein CcmB has translation MFWRVVKRELRIASQSGAEIINPLWFFLIVITLFPLGIGPEPQLLARIAPGIVWVAALLSSLLALERLFRDDFLDGSLEQLLLLPTPLPVTVLGKVTAHWVITGLPLLLLSPLAALLLSLDFASWRAMALSLLLGTPTLSLLGAIGVGLTVGLRRGGVLLSLLVLPLAVPVLIFATAAIDAASMGLPIKGYLAILGALLAGSITLAPFATAAALRVSVH, from the coding sequence ATGTTCTGGCGTGTAGTGAAGCGTGAATTGCGTATTGCCTCGCAAAGCGGAGCAGAAATCATTAATCCGCTGTGGTTTTTCCTTATAGTTATCACGCTTTTCCCCCTGGGGATTGGACCTGAACCTCAGCTGCTGGCGCGGATTGCGCCGGGCATTGTGTGGGTTGCCGCGCTGCTTTCCTCCTTGCTGGCGCTGGAGCGACTGTTCCGCGACGATTTTTTGGATGGTTCACTCGAACAGCTTCTGCTGTTGCCGACCCCACTGCCGGTAACGGTGCTGGGAAAAGTGACCGCTCACTGGGTGATCACCGGATTGCCGTTGCTGCTGCTTTCTCCGCTGGCGGCGCTGCTGCTGTCGTTGGACTTTGCCAGCTGGCGTGCGATGGCGCTTTCGCTGCTGCTGGGAACGCCAACGTTGAGTTTATTGGGTGCCATTGGCGTGGGGCTGACGGTCGGCCTGCGCCGTGGTGGTGTTTTGCTGAGTTTACTGGTGCTGCCGCTTGCCGTGCCGGTACTGATTTTTGCTACAGCGGCCATAGACGCCGCGAGCATGGGATTACCGATTAAAGGTTATCTGGCTATTTTAGGTGCATTACTTGCAGGCAGCATAACGCTGGCGCCTTTCGCTACTGCCGCCGCATTGCGGGTTAGCGTGCATTAA
- a CDS encoding plasmid partitioning protein RepB C-terminal domain-containing protein, protein MIKYCFNEKTVSFKLSDLIYTKKPPTNYKSSQKYIQIKSTISALGLVEPILIYIDGADGTAKILDGHLRVEALKDIGEERVACLVSTVYDTYTPNKKVNRITIIQIQRMLKEAVRVGVPEDMLCSALNISSDSLKSNLSVLKGICPEVIELFNDRDIPKNTFMILKRMIPFRQIECANLMIKFDNYSKIFAQSLYHSSSPELLNDKGKPNIDERSGNRKAIERLEKEMAQVHFDTEKIKENYGSNSLKLTIVISHIKKILENPKVFHWLLRNKQDYLSELTKISDIDKLS, encoded by the coding sequence ATGATTAAATACTGCTTTAATGAAAAAACAGTCAGCTTTAAATTATCTGATCTTATTTATACAAAAAAACCTCCTACCAACTATAAAAGTAGCCAAAAATACATTCAAATAAAGAGCACGATATCTGCACTTGGATTAGTCGAACCTATACTGATTTACATTGATGGGGCTGATGGCACTGCAAAAATCCTCGATGGTCATCTGAGAGTTGAGGCATTAAAAGATATTGGAGAAGAAAGAGTTGCTTGTCTCGTTTCAACTGTTTACGACACTTATACGCCCAACAAAAAAGTCAATAGAATAACAATAATTCAAATTCAAAGAATGTTAAAAGAAGCTGTTAGAGTAGGTGTTCCTGAAGACATGCTTTGTTCAGCTTTGAATATAAGTTCCGATTCATTAAAAAGTAACCTATCAGTTCTTAAAGGCATATGCCCTGAGGTTATAGAATTATTTAATGATAGAGATATACCTAAGAACACATTTATGATCTTAAAAAGAATGATTCCTTTTAGGCAAATTGAATGTGCAAACCTAATGATAAAATTTGATAATTATTCAAAGATTTTTGCTCAATCGCTTTATCACAGTTCATCACCTGAGCTTTTAAACGACAAAGGTAAACCTAACATTGATGAGAGATCTGGTAATAGAAAAGCAATTGAAAGGCTTGAGAAAGAGATGGCTCAGGTCCATTTCGATACAGAAAAGATAAAAGAAAACTACGGTTCCAATAGTCTGAAGCTAACGATTGTTATCTCTCACATAAAAAAAATACTCGAAAACCCCAAGGTTTTCCATTGGCTTCTTAGGAATAAACAAGATTATCTTAGTGAACTTACCAAGATATCTGACATTGATAAATTATCTTAG
- the ccmD gene encoding heme exporter protein CcmD, translating into MTPAFSSWQAFFAMGGYAFYVWLAVACTLIALGVLVLHTVIQRQRLLTDIRQRQSRERRMHAAKIKNAAGEQP; encoded by the coding sequence ATGACGCCCGCATTCTCTTCCTGGCAGGCCTTTTTCGCGATGGGCGGCTATGCCTTTTATGTCTGGCTGGCTGTCGCCTGTACGCTCATTGCACTCGGCGTGCTGGTACTGCACACCGTTATTCAGCGCCAGCGTTTGCTGACTGATATACGCCAGCGGCAGTCACGCGAACGTCGTATGCACGCGGCAAAAATAAAAAACGCGGCAGGAGAGCAACCGTGA
- a CDS encoding ParB/RepB/Spo0J family partition protein gives MNDDQIHMLEISKIKVVIPRSRNKFKHAEITDSIDTSGLRKPITVRRIADRKYEFALICGQGRLESLSALGEELIPAFILDIDENKAYIMSLVENMARVIPRAGEQFQRIKEMNDQGLSNKEISYSTGLSLHWITSLTMLISKGENKLLSAVESGSIPISLAVEIARVDFEGGQELLIKAFDEGLIKHKDVGKIRDILDSRDEGLKGFLNNSFGVAKKKKKLTTDELKQLYQDNISQHRKIKNKAEYVERNLLIASQIFKELSESEEFSKILNEENLNGVVKVIMKNTSC, from the coding sequence ATGAACGACGACCAAATTCACATGCTTGAAATATCAAAAATAAAAGTTGTAATTCCTCGTTCCCGGAACAAGTTTAAACATGCTGAGATAACAGATAGTATTGATACAAGTGGATTAAGAAAACCAATAACAGTAAGAAGAATTGCGGATAGAAAATACGAATTTGCCTTGATTTGTGGTCAGGGTAGACTTGAATCACTCTCAGCTTTGGGAGAAGAGCTAATACCTGCTTTCATACTGGACATTGATGAAAACAAAGCATACATAATGAGTTTGGTTGAAAATATGGCTCGTGTAATACCAAGAGCGGGCGAGCAGTTCCAACGAATAAAAGAAATGAATGATCAAGGTTTATCTAACAAAGAAATATCCTATTCTACTGGCCTATCATTGCACTGGATTACCAGCCTGACTATGCTAATTAGCAAAGGAGAAAACAAACTATTATCTGCTGTAGAATCAGGAAGCATTCCAATCTCACTTGCAGTTGAAATTGCCAGAGTGGACTTCGAAGGTGGGCAAGAATTACTAATTAAAGCTTTTGATGAAGGTTTAATAAAGCATAAAGATGTTGGTAAAATAAGAGATATATTGGATTCCCGAGATGAAGGTTTAAAAGGCTTTCTGAACAATAGTTTCGGAGTTGCAAAGAAAAAGAAAAAACTCACTACTGATGAACTTAAACAGTTATACCAAGATAACATTTCACAGCACAGAAAAATAAAAAACAAAGCTGAATATGTCGAGAGAAACTTACTCATAGCCAGTCAAATATTTAAAGAGTTATCTGAAAGCGAAGAGTTTAGTAAAATTTTAAATGAAGAGAATTTAAATGGAGTAGTAAAGGTTATTATGAAAAATACTTCTTGCTGA
- a CDS encoding recombinase family protein: MDNKNEKKQKVKVAQYLRMSTNLQEFSLDNQAQFIKKYADDNNMEILHTYDDAGKSGVSTSGRHDFNKLINDILTKEINIDAVLVYDVSRFGRFKDPQEGIYYKYLLKMNKVDVIYCAENLPANSDTETFILSSLMYAAGAFSKNLSIKVFAGHVNLVKRGYYQGGVPGYGLKRKLLDNNNKAKMILNNGERKSLQTDRIVLVPGSKKETDLVKKIFNMFIFEGLNEYLIASKLNQEGYKYSDKSDWTRSRIHSVLINNRYTGKYTYNRTSQKLKTKRVQNPEEDWIEYNTFFKPIISEEKFRLAKEIINNRSIKMSNEEILEFLKKILSTHGKISGFIIDEEDNGPSSSVVASRFGGLLPAYKLINYTPERDYRYLEINSSLRIKHDHIINKIHQEINNSEISILDNKLITINKSLTFTIILSRCRKMGTGKYRWIVRLDRGINPEVSVIARMNSLNTEPVDYYILPSLESFENKLSLKENNNLLFEMYRFDNIRTFFDMLSTTEMEVA; this comes from the coding sequence ATGGATAATAAAAATGAGAAAAAACAGAAGGTTAAAGTAGCCCAATATCTACGGATGTCTACAAATCTTCAGGAATTTTCGTTAGATAACCAAGCTCAGTTCATAAAAAAGTATGCTGACGACAACAATATGGAAATCTTGCATACTTATGATGATGCAGGAAAAAGCGGTGTATCCACGTCAGGAAGGCATGATTTTAATAAGTTAATCAACGACATACTCACTAAGGAAATCAATATTGATGCTGTGCTTGTATATGATGTAAGTCGTTTTGGTCGCTTTAAAGATCCACAAGAAGGCATTTACTATAAATATTTATTAAAAATGAATAAGGTAGATGTCATCTACTGTGCTGAAAATCTTCCTGCGAATAGTGATACTGAGACGTTCATACTTTCATCACTTATGTATGCTGCGGGAGCCTTTAGTAAAAACCTTTCAATCAAAGTATTTGCCGGACATGTAAATCTTGTTAAGCGAGGATACTATCAAGGTGGAGTGCCTGGATACGGACTTAAAAGAAAGTTACTTGATAATAATAACAAAGCGAAAATGATACTCAACAATGGTGAGAGAAAGAGTCTGCAAACAGATAGGATAGTCTTAGTGCCAGGAAGTAAAAAAGAAACGGACTTAGTAAAGAAAATATTTAACATGTTTATTTTTGAAGGATTGAATGAGTATCTCATTGCTTCAAAACTAAACCAAGAAGGATATAAATACAGCGACAAATCGGATTGGACACGAAGCCGGATACATTCTGTGCTTATAAACAATCGCTATACTGGTAAGTATACATATAATCGAACATCTCAGAAACTGAAAACTAAAAGAGTTCAAAATCCTGAAGAAGATTGGATTGAGTATAATACCTTTTTTAAACCCATAATTTCAGAAGAAAAATTCAGGTTAGCGAAAGAGATTATTAATAACCGCTCAATAAAAATGAGCAATGAAGAGATTCTTGAATTTTTAAAAAAGATCCTTTCGACTCATGGAAAAATATCAGGTTTTATCATAGATGAAGAGGATAATGGTCCATCAAGCAGTGTAGTAGCAAGCCGCTTTGGAGGACTTCTACCTGCATATAAGCTGATAAATTACACACCCGAACGAGATTACCGTTATTTAGAAATAAACTCATCCCTACGTATTAAACATGACCATATTATAAATAAAATACACCAAGAAATTAATAACAGCGAAATATCTATATTAGATAATAAACTAATCACCATAAACAAAAGCTTAACCTTTACCATAATACTTTCTCGATGTAGAAAAATGGGAACTGGAAAATATAGATGGATTGTTAGATTAGACAGGGGGATAAATCCTGAAGTTAGTGTGATTGCAAGAATGAACAGTCTTAATACCGAACCTGTAGATTATTACATCCTGCCTTCGCTTGAAAGTTTTGAAAATAAACTGAGTCTAAAAGAGAATAATAACCTTCTATTTGAGATGTATAGATTTGATAACATCAGGACCTTCTTTGATATGCTTTCAACTACGGAAATGGAGGTAGCCTAA
- the ccmE gene encoding cytochrome c maturation protein CcmE produces the protein MNTRRKNRLILIIAVLVGLGLATSLVMYALRSNIDLFYTPSEILNGKGEDHEKPVAGQRLRVGGMVLPGSVRRDPQTLQVFFKLYDGNGTISVSYLGILPDLFREGQGVVAQGVLEEGNLIKAKEVLAKHDEKYTPPEIEDAMKKNHRGPASNYQNAQPGGSS, from the coding sequence GTGAACACCCGTCGTAAAAATCGTCTGATCCTGATTATCGCTGTGCTGGTCGGCCTGGGTCTGGCTACTTCATTAGTGATGTACGCGTTACGTTCAAATATCGATCTGTTTTATACCCCAAGTGAAATTCTCAATGGCAAAGGGGAAGATCATGAAAAACCGGTGGCGGGCCAACGCCTGCGCGTAGGCGGTATGGTGTTGCCTGGCAGCGTCAGGCGAGATCCGCAAACCTTGCAGGTCTTTTTTAAGCTGTATGACGGTAACGGCACGATCAGCGTGAGCTATCTTGGCATTCTCCCCGATCTGTTCCGGGAAGGGCAGGGCGTTGTCGCGCAGGGCGTGCTGGAAGAGGGGAACCTGATCAAGGCGAAAGAGGTGCTGGCGAAGCATGACGAAAAATATACCCCGCCGGAAATCGAGGATGCAATGAAGAAGAATCACCGTGGACCGGCATCAAACTATCAGAACGCGCAGCCAGGAGGCTCGTCATGA
- the ccmA gene encoding cytochrome c biogenesis heme-transporting ATPase CcmA has translation MLQACNLTCVRDERTLFSDLSFAVSAGDIVQIEGANGTGKTSLLRILAGLSQSEQGEVMWHQQPIRQQRENYHAGLLYLGHQPGVKARLTPQENLQFFHASCSQDAVWNALEEVDLMGFEEVATAQLSAGQQRRVALARLWLTQAPLWILDEPLTAIDKSGVATLMTLFTRHADSGGAVILTTHQELPVAENPIRKIRLTSSELS, from the coding sequence ATGCTCCAGGCCTGCAATCTTACCTGCGTACGTGATGAGCGCACGCTATTTAGCGATCTCAGTTTTGCTGTTTCTGCGGGCGACATTGTTCAGATTGAGGGCGCAAACGGGACGGGAAAAACGTCGTTGTTGCGTATTCTTGCGGGCCTGAGCCAGTCCGAACAGGGTGAAGTGATGTGGCATCAGCAGCCCATTCGTCAGCAGCGGGAAAATTATCACGCCGGGCTGCTCTACCTTGGCCATCAGCCAGGAGTAAAAGCGCGGTTAACGCCTCAGGAAAATTTGCAGTTCTTTCATGCTTCCTGCTCGCAGGATGCTGTGTGGAACGCGTTGGAAGAAGTGGATTTGATGGGATTTGAAGAAGTGGCTACGGCTCAGCTCTCTGCCGGACAGCAGCGCCGCGTTGCGCTTGCCAGACTGTGGTTAACGCAGGCGCCATTATGGATTCTGGATGAGCCGCTGACCGCCATTGATAAATCAGGCGTGGCGACGTTAATGACCTTATTTACCCGTCATGCAGACAGCGGGGGAGCGGTCATTCTGACCACTCATCAGGAACTACCTGTAGCAGAGAACCCGATTCGCAAAATTCGTCTGACCTCGTCGGAGCTGAGCTGA
- a CDS encoding integrase arm-type DNA-binding domain-containing protein, with the protein MALTELKVRNTKPSDKPVKMTDGNGMHLLITTSGSKYWRFQYRFAGKQKILALGVYPEVSLSEARRRRDEARQLVANHVDPSEKRKAQKIESKGLLTFEQVAREWHTSNRTWSDSHRTTVLNSLVSHVFPVIGKRNISELKTRDLLVPLKKAEASGHHELASRLQQRITAVMRYAVHNALIEQNPANDLAGAVVSTKSVHRPALSLERLPELMNRLEAYKGRGITQIAVQLTLLTFVRSSELRFARWSEVDLKNSLWTIPGKRQPMEGVKYSARGAKMKMPHLVPLSSQAKALMEELHTISGNKELMFIGFTGDDKPISENTVNKALRAMGYDTKVEVCGHGFRTMACSALIESGLWSRDAVERQMSHQERNSVRAAYIHKAEHLEERKLMLQWWADYLEACKEEAQTPFSYSVQQSEK; encoded by the coding sequence ATGGCACTCACAGAGCTAAAAGTAAGAAATACAAAGCCTTCTGATAAACCTGTCAAGATGACCGACGGTAATGGTATGCACCTGTTGATCACCACAAGTGGTTCCAAATACTGGCGTTTTCAGTATCGCTTCGCTGGTAAACAGAAAATTCTCGCGCTGGGTGTTTATCCAGAGGTTTCATTGTCAGAAGCCAGACGAAGAAGAGATGAAGCCCGTCAGCTCGTTGCAAACCATGTAGACCCAAGTGAAAAGCGAAAAGCACAAAAGATTGAGAGCAAAGGCTTGCTAACATTTGAGCAAGTTGCCAGAGAATGGCATACCAGTAACAGAACCTGGTCAGACAGTCATAGAACTACCGTATTGAACAGCCTTGTTTCCCATGTGTTCCCTGTCATCGGCAAACGTAATATCAGCGAGCTAAAAACTCGTGATTTGTTGGTTCCTTTGAAAAAAGCAGAAGCTTCAGGACACCATGAACTGGCTTCCCGCTTACAACAGCGCATTACGGCGGTAATGAGGTATGCCGTTCACAATGCTTTGATTGAACAGAATCCTGCAAACGACCTCGCTGGTGCTGTTGTTTCCACTAAAAGTGTTCATCGCCCTGCCCTTTCTCTGGAACGATTGCCAGAGCTTATGAATCGTTTGGAAGCATATAAAGGAAGAGGCATTACCCAAATTGCAGTGCAGTTAACACTCCTGACTTTTGTCCGTTCGAGTGAACTGCGATTTGCTCGCTGGTCAGAAGTCGATCTCAAAAATTCACTGTGGACTATCCCCGGAAAGCGACAACCTATGGAAGGGGTAAAATATTCTGCAAGAGGGGCAAAGATGAAAATGCCTCATTTGGTTCCATTAAGCTCACAAGCCAAAGCACTTATGGAAGAGCTTCATACGATCAGTGGTAACAAAGAACTTATGTTCATTGGTTTTACCGGGGATGACAAACCTATCAGTGAAAATACTGTCAACAAAGCACTTAGGGCGATGGGTTACGATACGAAAGTAGAAGTCTGCGGGCATGGTTTCAGGACTATGGCATGTAGTGCCTTAATCGAATCGGGATTATGGTCGAGAGATGCTGTGGAAAGACAAATGAGCCACCAGGAACGCAACAGTGTCCGGGCTGCTTACATACACAAAGCGGAGCATTTGGAAGAACGGAAACTTATGTTGCAATGGTGGGCTGACTATCTGGAAGCTTGTAAAGAAGAAGCACAGACACCTTTTTCCTACTCTGTTCAACAATCAGAAAAATGA
- a CDS encoding heme ABC transporter permease — translation MWKWIHQLGKPERLYSLCGRLLPWFAIAATATLLLGWIWGFGFAPADYQQGNSYRIMYIHVPAAMWSMGIYSMMAIAAFTGLVWQWKTADLAAAAMAPVGAVFTFIALITGSAWGKPMWGTWWIWDARLTSELVLLFLYMGVIALYNAFDDRRMAGRAAGILILVGVVNLPIIHYSVQWWNTLHQGSSGMLQQAIAPEMRTPLRWSILGYWLLFITLTLMRLRNLILFTERHRPWVASVAAKGARK, via the coding sequence ATGTGGAAATGGATACACCAGCTGGGTAAGCCGGAGCGGCTCTACTCATTATGCGGTCGGCTCTTGCCCTGGTTTGCAATCGCCGCCACCGCAACGCTGTTATTGGGGTGGATTTGGGGGTTCGGCTTCGCGCCTGCCGACTATCAGCAAGGTAACAGCTATCGCATCATGTATATTCACGTGCCTGCTGCCATGTGGTCGATGGGTATCTATTCGATGATGGCAATCGCGGCGTTTACCGGTCTGGTCTGGCAATGGAAAACCGCCGATCTGGCAGCAGCCGCAATGGCTCCCGTTGGCGCAGTCTTCACGTTTATTGCGCTGATCACCGGGTCTGCCTGGGGCAAGCCGATGTGGGGAACCTGGTGGATCTGGGATGCCCGGCTGACCTCCGAGCTGGTGCTTTTATTCCTCTACATGGGCGTTATTGCGCTTTATAACGCCTTCGACGATCGCCGGATGGCGGGCCGCGCTGCCGGGATCCTGATACTGGTTGGCGTGGTAAACCTGCCGATCATTCACTACTCGGTACAGTGGTGGAACACGTTGCATCAGGGCTCCTCCGGTATGCTGCAACAGGCTATCGCACCGGAAATGCGTACACCGCTGCGCTGGTCAATTCTGGGTTACTGGCTGCTGTTCATCACGCTTACGCTGATGCGCCTGCGTAACCTGATCCTGTTTACCGAACGTCATCGTCCCTGGGTAGCATCCGTTGCAGCAAAAGGAGCGCGTAAATGA